In Nonomuraea muscovyensis, one genomic interval encodes:
- a CDS encoding helix-turn-helix domain-containing protein — translation MSTVALAVTDGMLHFELSLAYEVFGADLTGVADPWYSVVVCGPGAVRVGRFRLEPDRGLDHLSRAHTVIVPGWADIDVDPPADLVDAVRAAHEAGARVASLCTGVFVLAAAGLLDGKRATTHWEHAQVLAARYPRVEVDPDVLYVDNGSVLTSAGKAAAMDLCLHLVRLDHGSSVANAVARRLVVPPHRDGGQAQFVTTPVPAPDNHPLAELFPWVIERLDRPLTVEGLARQARMSSRNLGRHFRSVTGTTPLQWLLNQRIRHAQELLETTDDSVDAIAAATGMGTATTLRRHFNRTVGVPPDTYRRTFRSRTRPGANDSGHRHQRPTG, via the coding sequence ATGAGTACTGTCGCGCTGGCCGTCACCGACGGCATGCTGCACTTCGAGCTGTCCTTGGCGTACGAGGTCTTCGGGGCCGACCTGACCGGCGTGGCCGATCCCTGGTACAGCGTCGTCGTCTGCGGGCCGGGTGCCGTGCGGGTCGGCCGGTTCCGGCTGGAGCCCGACCGCGGCCTCGACCACCTCTCGCGCGCCCACACCGTGATCGTCCCGGGCTGGGCCGACATCGATGTGGATCCACCCGCCGACCTGGTCGACGCGGTGCGTGCGGCCCACGAGGCCGGCGCACGGGTGGCCTCCCTCTGCACGGGCGTGTTCGTGCTGGCCGCCGCCGGCCTGCTGGACGGGAAGCGCGCGACCACGCACTGGGAGCACGCCCAGGTCCTGGCCGCCCGCTATCCCCGGGTGGAGGTGGACCCGGACGTCCTGTACGTGGACAACGGCAGCGTGCTCACCTCCGCCGGCAAAGCCGCCGCCATGGACCTGTGCCTGCATCTGGTCCGCCTTGACCATGGGTCCTCTGTCGCCAACGCGGTCGCCCGCCGCCTGGTCGTGCCGCCGCACCGGGACGGCGGCCAGGCCCAGTTCGTCACCACCCCGGTGCCCGCCCCGGACAACCACCCGCTCGCCGAGCTGTTCCCCTGGGTGATCGAACGGCTGGACCGTCCGCTGACCGTGGAAGGCCTGGCCCGCCAGGCGCGGATGAGCTCGCGCAACCTGGGCCGGCACTTCAGGTCGGTGACCGGCACCACCCCGCTGCAATGGTTGCTGAACCAGCGGATCCGCCACGCCCAGGAGCTGCTGGAGACCACCGACGACAGCGTCGACGCCATCGCGGCGGCCACCGGCATGGGCACCGCCACGACACTGCGTCGGCACTTCAACCGCACGGTCGGCGTCCCTCCGGACACCTACCGCCGCACCTTCCGCTCGCGGACCCGCCCCGGCGCGAACGACAGCGGGCACCGCCACCAACGCCCCACAGGGTGA
- a CDS encoding glycerophosphodiester phosphodiesterase family protein: MRVEIHGHRGARGLWPENTLPGLIRTMELGVHALELDVALTADGRLVLTHDLTVSAVTSADTRPVRPDDPSFPYVGKPINSLTLAQLRTLDVGVRLPSRPDDPFAPTQLPMPETRMPTLGAVLGLVNAYEADGVRLHVELKSDPTRPALTADPELFTRLVVDELERHGRLDNAAILSFDWRVIGHAAAMAPGTSRFALIELDTLHWHDDLGDDIPAAARNAGATTLSPEHVMVDERLMSQATAAGLDVAVWTVNDPALGARMLDLGVAGIVTDYPDRMRDLWRDRGLPLPAPVEPLRPVTV, from the coding sequence GTGCGCGTTGAGATACACGGTCATCGGGGAGCGAGGGGCCTGTGGCCCGAGAACACGCTGCCAGGTCTGATCCGCACGATGGAGCTCGGGGTGCACGCGCTCGAGCTCGACGTCGCGCTCACCGCCGACGGACGGCTCGTGCTCACGCACGATCTCACGGTCTCGGCCGTGACGAGCGCCGACACGCGGCCGGTCCGGCCGGACGACCCGAGCTTCCCCTACGTCGGCAAGCCGATCAACTCGCTGACGCTGGCGCAGTTGCGCACCCTCGACGTGGGCGTCCGGCTGCCGAGCCGGCCGGACGACCCCTTCGCCCCCACCCAGCTCCCGATGCCGGAGACCCGGATGCCCACGCTCGGCGCGGTGCTCGGGCTGGTCAACGCCTACGAGGCCGACGGGGTGCGGCTGCACGTGGAGCTCAAGTCCGACCCGACCAGGCCCGCGCTGACGGCCGATCCGGAGCTGTTCACCCGGCTCGTGGTGGACGAGCTCGAACGGCACGGCCGGCTGGACAACGCGGCGATCCTGAGCTTCGACTGGCGGGTCATCGGCCACGCGGCGGCCATGGCGCCGGGCACATCCCGGTTCGCGCTGATCGAGCTCGACACCTTGCACTGGCACGACGACCTGGGCGACGACATCCCCGCCGCGGCCCGCAACGCGGGGGCCACCACGCTGTCGCCCGAGCACGTCATGGTGGACGAACGGCTGATGTCCCAGGCGACCGCGGCCGGCCTGGACGTGGCCGTGTGGACGGTCAACGACCCGGCGCTCGGGGCGCGGATGCTGGACCTGGGAGTGGCGGGCATCGTCACCGACTACCCCGACCGGATGCGCGACCTATGGCGCGACCGCGGCCTTCCCCTTCCCGCCCCCGTCGAACCCCTCCGGCCGGTCACCGTCTGA
- a CDS encoding GNAT family N-acetyltransferase, protein MTQAVRTVRPETVRAWVDGWVISRNAPGPVREPWGVRVDVGLPGHLSRHIVPSPTPATLRHLTAVLDAPGTWLKLCAPAEAVERWLPPSWAVQEPEFMMTAELEEAPVTAPPGYTLALTTRAGVTVARLLTQAGEVAARGQLAIAGGTAVVDQVETAGHHRRRGLGTVVMRALAAHAAAGGAGTGVLVATPAGRSLYETLGWCVHTPMTAAVLTV, encoded by the coding sequence ATGACGCAGGCTGTCAGAACGGTCAGGCCCGAGACCGTGCGGGCGTGGGTGGACGGCTGGGTGATCTCCCGCAACGCCCCCGGCCCGGTGCGCGAGCCGTGGGGCGTGCGCGTCGACGTCGGCCTCCCGGGCCACCTGTCCCGCCACATCGTCCCGTCGCCCACCCCGGCGACGCTGCGCCACCTGACGGCCGTGCTGGACGCCCCCGGCACGTGGCTGAAGCTGTGCGCCCCGGCCGAGGCCGTGGAGCGCTGGCTGCCGCCGTCGTGGGCGGTGCAGGAGCCGGAGTTCATGATGACCGCCGAACTGGAGGAGGCGCCCGTGACGGCGCCTCCCGGCTACACGCTGGCCCTCACCACCCGCGCCGGCGTCACGGTCGCCCGGCTCCTCACGCAGGCGGGCGAGGTGGCGGCGCGGGGCCAGCTCGCCATCGCGGGCGGCACGGCCGTCGTCGACCAGGTCGAGACGGCCGGCCACCACCGGCGCCGCGGCCTGGGCACCGTCGTCATGAGGGCGCTGGCCGCCCACGCCGCAGCGGGCGGGGCCGGCACGGGAGTTCTCGTGGCCACCCCGGCCGGCCGCTCGCTCTACGAGACGCTCGGCTGGTGCGTCCACACCCCGATGACGGCCGCCGTCCTCACCGTCTGA
- a CDS encoding adenylosuccinate synthase, with translation MPAVVLVGAQWGDEGKGKATDLLGGDVDYVVRYQGGNNAGHTVVIGDQKYALHLLPTGILSPDVVPVIGNGVVIDPRVLLEEIDGLAARGISAERLLISANAHLIMPHHRALDKVSERYLGKAKIGTTGRGIGPAYGDKIYRMGVRVQDLLDPGILAKKIEVALTEKNQLLTKVYNRRGIDAGAVVEEYLGYAERLRPHIADTSLVLSKALDDGKFVLLEGGQGTLLDIDHGTYPFVTSSSPTSGGACAGSGIPPTRLSKVIGIVKAYTTRVGSGPFPTELTDETGEWLRQTGAEFGTTTGRNRRTGWFDAVIARYATRINGVTDYFLTKLDVLSGLERIPVCVAYEVDGVRHEEIPMTQTDFHHAKPVYEEFPGWQEDISEAKTFDDLPPNAQAYVRALEEMSGAPISAVGVGPARDATLVLRSLT, from the coding sequence ATGCCGGCTGTCGTTCTCGTGGGCGCCCAGTGGGGCGATGAGGGCAAGGGCAAGGCCACCGACCTGCTCGGTGGCGACGTCGACTACGTCGTCCGCTACCAGGGTGGCAACAACGCGGGCCACACCGTGGTCATCGGCGACCAGAAGTACGCGCTCCACCTGCTGCCCACGGGAATCCTGTCGCCCGACGTGGTGCCGGTGATCGGCAACGGCGTCGTGATCGACCCGCGCGTGCTGCTGGAGGAGATCGACGGGCTCGCCGCGCGGGGCATCTCCGCCGAGCGGCTGCTGATCTCCGCCAACGCGCACCTGATCATGCCCCACCACCGGGCGCTGGACAAGGTCAGCGAGCGCTACCTCGGCAAGGCCAAGATCGGCACGACGGGCCGGGGCATCGGCCCCGCGTACGGCGACAAGATCTACCGGATGGGCGTGCGGGTCCAGGACCTGCTCGACCCCGGCATCCTGGCCAAGAAGATCGAGGTCGCGCTGACCGAGAAGAACCAGTTGCTGACCAAGGTCTACAACCGGCGCGGCATCGACGCCGGCGCGGTCGTGGAGGAGTACCTGGGCTACGCCGAGCGGCTGCGCCCGCACATCGCCGACACGTCGCTGGTGCTGAGCAAGGCGCTGGACGACGGCAAGTTCGTGCTGCTGGAGGGCGGCCAGGGCACGCTGCTGGACATCGACCACGGCACCTACCCGTTCGTCACCTCCTCCTCGCCCACCTCGGGCGGCGCCTGTGCCGGGTCCGGCATCCCGCCGACGCGGCTGTCGAAGGTGATCGGCATCGTCAAGGCGTACACGACGCGCGTCGGCTCGGGCCCGTTCCCGACGGAGCTGACCGACGAGACGGGCGAGTGGCTGCGGCAGACGGGCGCCGAGTTCGGCACGACGACGGGGCGCAACCGTCGCACCGGCTGGTTCGACGCGGTCATCGCCCGGTACGCGACGCGGATCAACGGCGTCACCGACTACTTCCTGACCAAGCTGGACGTGCTGTCCGGGCTGGAGCGGATCCCGGTGTGCGTGGCCTACGAGGTGGACGGGGTGCGGCACGAGGAGATCCCGATGACGCAGACCGACTTCCACCACGCCAAGCCGGTCTACGAGGAGTTCCCGGGCTGGCAGGAGGACATCTCGGAAGCCAAGACGTTCGACGACCTGCCGCCGAACGCGCAGGCGTACGTGCGGGCCCTGGAGGAGATGAGCGGCGCGCCGATCTCCGCCGTCGGCGTCGGTCCCGCGCGGGACGCCACGCTGGTGCTGCGCTCGCTCACCTGA
- a CDS encoding DUF3151 domain-containing protein, translating into MDNLLAGPPPTRLPDLPEAREALEAGAKASDVAARFPAYPAAWAALAEEYFAQGHAVTSYAFARTGYHRGLDQLRRSGWKGHGPIPWEHEPNRGFLRCLYSLARAAQAIGEKDEAERCVQFLKDSDRAAYDALAGD; encoded by the coding sequence ATGGATAACCTTCTCGCCGGGCCGCCCCCGACTCGCCTGCCGGACCTGCCCGAGGCCAGGGAGGCGCTCGAGGCCGGGGCCAAGGCCTCCGACGTGGCCGCCCGTTTCCCCGCCTACCCGGCGGCGTGGGCGGCGCTCGCGGAGGAGTACTTCGCGCAGGGGCACGCGGTCACCTCCTACGCCTTCGCCCGCACCGGCTACCACCGTGGGCTCGACCAGTTGCGCCGCAGCGGCTGGAAGGGACACGGGCCGATCCCGTGGGAGCACGAGCCCAACCGCGGCTTCCTGCGCTGCCTCTACTCGCTGGCCAGGGCCGCCCAGGCCATCGGCGAGAAGGACGAGGCCGAGCGGTGCGTGCAGTTCCTCAAGGACAGCGACCGGGCCGCCTACGACGCGCTCGCGGGCGACTAG
- the fbaA gene encoding class II fructose-bisphosphate aldolase, translated as MPIATPEVYAEMLDRAKSGGFAYPAINVTSSQTLNAALRGFAEAESDGIVQVSTGGAEFLSGASVKDMVTGATALAEYARVVAAKYPVTVALHTDHCPKNKLDGFMRPLVEISLERVSKGLDPLFQSHMWDGSAVPLEENLEIAQELLDKCARARIIMEMEIGVVGGEEDGVVGEINEKLYTTTDDALATAEAVGLGDRGRYMLAATFGNVHGVYKPGHVKLRPSVLKDIQEAVGAKHGKDKPFDLVFHGGSGSSLDEIHEAISYGVVKMNIDTDTQYAFTRPIADHIFRNYDGVLKVDGDVGNKKTYDPRSYGKAAEVGMATRVREACEHLKSAGTKIS; from the coding sequence ATGCCGATAGCCACTCCAGAGGTCTACGCCGAGATGCTCGACCGGGCCAAGTCGGGCGGATTCGCCTACCCGGCCATCAACGTGACCTCCTCTCAGACTCTCAACGCGGCGCTGCGCGGCTTCGCCGAGGCCGAGAGCGACGGCATCGTCCAGGTGTCCACCGGTGGCGCGGAGTTCCTGTCGGGCGCCTCGGTCAAGGACATGGTGACCGGCGCCACGGCGTTGGCGGAGTACGCCCGCGTGGTGGCCGCCAAGTACCCGGTGACGGTGGCGCTGCACACCGACCACTGTCCGAAGAACAAGCTGGACGGCTTCATGCGGCCGCTCGTCGAGATCTCCCTCGAACGGGTCTCCAAGGGCCTCGACCCGCTGTTCCAGTCGCACATGTGGGACGGCTCGGCCGTACCCCTGGAGGAGAACCTGGAGATCGCCCAGGAGCTGCTCGACAAGTGCGCCCGCGCCCGGATCATCATGGAGATGGAGATCGGCGTGGTCGGCGGCGAGGAGGACGGCGTCGTCGGCGAGATCAACGAGAAGCTCTACACCACCACCGACGACGCGCTGGCCACGGCCGAGGCGGTGGGGCTCGGCGACAGGGGCCGCTACATGCTGGCCGCCACGTTCGGCAACGTGCACGGCGTCTACAAGCCCGGGCACGTCAAGCTGCGGCCGAGCGTGCTGAAGGACATCCAGGAGGCCGTCGGCGCCAAGCACGGCAAGGACAAGCCGTTCGACCTGGTCTTCCACGGCGGCTCCGGCTCGTCGCTGGACGAGATCCACGAGGCGATCTCCTACGGCGTCGTCAAGATGAACATCGACACCGACACCCAGTACGCCTTCACCAGGCCGATCGCCGACCACATCTTCCGCAACTACGACGGCGTACTGAAGGTCGACGGTGACGTCGGCAACAAGAAGACCTACGATCCTCGCTCCTACGGCAAGGCGGCCGAGGTCGGGATGGCCACCCGCGTGCGCGAGGCGTGCGAGCACCTCAAGAGCGCCGGGACGAAGATCTCCTAG
- a CDS encoding DedA family protein: MDWLLNLLDPTWWLTILGAFATVGVLAIIFAETGLLLGFFLPGDSLLVAAGIFSSASVAYGMGIEPLSFPVLLIGTPLCAIAGAQLGHFLGARFGRRLFDKPDSRLFKREHVDRAEEFFEKFGPAKAVVLARFVPIVRTFMNPVAGVLEMTSRRFFVWNIVGGVVWTEGLLVLGHYLGNRVDPKQIDKYILPGVFLIVFISLIPIFVEVVKRRRAAKVVVVPTGKHHRIPSSTEGP, from the coding sequence GTGGATTGGCTCCTGAATCTTCTCGACCCGACGTGGTGGCTCACCATTCTCGGCGCGTTCGCCACAGTCGGCGTGCTGGCCATCATCTTCGCCGAGACGGGTCTGCTCCTCGGCTTCTTCCTGCCGGGTGACTCGCTCCTGGTGGCCGCGGGGATTTTCAGTTCGGCGTCCGTGGCGTACGGCATGGGCATCGAGCCGTTGTCGTTCCCGGTGCTGTTGATCGGCACCCCGCTGTGCGCGATCGCGGGCGCCCAGCTCGGCCACTTCCTGGGGGCCCGCTTCGGGCGACGGCTCTTCGACAAGCCCGACTCGCGGCTGTTCAAGCGCGAGCACGTCGACCGGGCCGAGGAGTTCTTCGAGAAGTTCGGGCCGGCCAAGGCCGTGGTGCTGGCCCGGTTCGTGCCGATCGTCCGCACGTTCATGAACCCGGTGGCCGGCGTGCTGGAGATGACGAGCCGCCGCTTCTTCGTGTGGAACATCGTCGGCGGCGTGGTCTGGACCGAGGGGCTGCTCGTCCTCGGCCACTACCTCGGCAACCGGGTCGATCCCAAGCAGATCGACAAGTACATCCTGCCCGGCGTCTTCCTCATCGTGTTCATCTCGCTGATCCCGATCTTCGTCGAGGTCGTCAAGCGCCGCCGGGCGGCCAAGGTCGTGGTCGTGCCCACCGGCAAGCACCACCGCATCCCGTCGAGCACCGAGGGCCCCTAG
- the pyrE gene encoding orotate phosphoribosyltransferase, with protein sequence MTDRDNLLAEIKKKAVVHGKVVLSSGREADFYLDLRRITLDGTAAPLVGRVMLDLTEDLAFDAVGGLTLGADPVATAMLHAAAARGRELDAFVVRKAQKAHGLQRRIEGPDVAGRRVLVVEDTSTTGSSPLTAVEALREAGAEVVAVATIVDRGAAERMAGEGLDYRSAYTLADLGL encoded by the coding sequence ATGACGGATCGCGACAACCTCCTGGCCGAGATCAAGAAGAAGGCCGTGGTGCACGGCAAGGTCGTGCTCTCCTCCGGACGGGAGGCGGACTTCTACCTCGACCTGCGCCGCATCACGCTGGACGGCACGGCCGCGCCCCTGGTCGGCCGGGTGATGCTGGACCTGACCGAGGACCTGGCCTTCGACGCGGTGGGCGGGCTGACGCTGGGCGCGGACCCGGTGGCCACGGCCATGCTGCACGCCGCGGCGGCGCGGGGGCGTGAGCTGGACGCGTTCGTGGTGCGCAAGGCGCAGAAGGCGCACGGGCTGCAGCGCCGGATCGAGGGTCCGGACGTCGCCGGGCGCCGCGTGCTCGTGGTGGAGGACACCTCGACGACCGGCTCGTCCCCGCTGACCGCCGTGGAGGCGCTGCGCGAGGCGGGCGCGGAGGTGGTGGCGGTGGCCACGATCGTCGACCGCGGCGCGGCGGAGCGCATGGCCGGCGAGGGCCTCGACTACCGCAGCGCCTACACCCTGGCGGACCTCGGCCTGTGA
- a CDS encoding sigma-70 family RNA polymerase sigma factor: MRVEPPQSDADLLKAVAAGDAWAYEELRERHAAAARALARRLVRGETEAEDVVAESFTRVLDLVGRGAEPGAAFRVHLLAVVRRTVHDRARIAGGSSPEPFGPFVDAALVGLRGAMLARAFLSLPERWQAVLWHVEVERSRPADVAPLLGLPPDGVRALTGRARAELRRAYLRTHLSAPHPEPCGPYLGLLADHVVNDLPRRAVREVEGHVEGCPECRAVMTELYDLERDPRGVLGPLLVGPVFPTYSATLPRTRLTRAETVRSVPILRDQPAVTTGVPQRSAALTGGDAALGDRRAHPTITHAARPTPSAAPHEDQPAHAGPPRSGRPAEDAARQPEQPAQEGAQAPVTPVEGGEVVPGEGGEGVPGEGGEVAPVEGGEVVPVEGGGVVPGERGGVVPSEGGGVVLGERGGGVQGVPGGAGSGVVVGRRSRGRFRRVVADRRVRAAGCAAVAVTSAAAFALIAGTRPDGRPASSSVVHPLVSVQPPPTLLPTLPPTPPPAAPTPEAIPEHAAAPAGRPRLQASIDPAGSLVPSRPGIVAVRLRNIGDGPSRALEALVHLPPGVTLSPSGPHIHGPGAGPSARRGTAPSVEESTHESTDPSAGRPTRPNTGSATGPAPGSATGPATGPATGPATGPATGPATGPATGPATGPATGPATGRSADRAGGPSAGLRTGGRHRARFVGPAGTGDGWTCRAVWQGARCAREPLEAGGRTAVFLRVQVAPDAPTGHGPSVRLKAGPLQVTARAAAGVRPGGAPARFAADGRVTAMAVGNSLLSCPAERAGCAEARQRAGDRRDNDLWPLVPLDEDAVPATTASSGAELRLPRGSRVVWAGLYWSAASRTPGRPIKFRTPGQRRYVVVRPDEVMARELPAGAGYQAFADVTGLVGNARKEGAWWAADPPMEPGASRHAGWSLVVVATGPALPYGRAVVLDTATVTGGAEGDLRLPLGGLTPAWTSPPEPTRGSSTHAPTRHPEPLARPAGASAGETGSPVRRAEVRGVRAAGGSAESGRGRGGGAGGGRVPARVELVVWEGDAGLDGDGVSAGEGPLAPVGGDRDPADVFDGSANGAQGTTFGVDVDTFHTALGEEPVLTIAAERDVLLFGVVAVSVRARP, translated from the coding sequence ATGCGTGTCGAACCACCGCAGAGCGACGCCGACCTGCTCAAGGCGGTCGCGGCCGGCGACGCGTGGGCGTACGAGGAGCTCCGCGAGCGCCACGCGGCCGCCGCCCGCGCCCTGGCCCGCCGGCTCGTCCGGGGGGAGACCGAGGCCGAGGACGTGGTGGCCGAGTCGTTCACCAGGGTCCTCGACCTGGTGGGCCGGGGTGCCGAGCCCGGGGCGGCCTTCCGGGTCCACCTGCTGGCGGTGGTGCGCCGCACGGTCCACGACCGGGCCAGGATCGCGGGCGGGTCCTCGCCGGAGCCGTTCGGCCCGTTCGTGGACGCGGCCCTCGTCGGGCTGCGGGGCGCGATGCTCGCCCGGGCGTTCCTGTCGCTGCCGGAGCGGTGGCAGGCGGTGCTCTGGCACGTCGAGGTGGAGAGGTCCAGACCCGCCGACGTGGCGCCGCTGCTCGGCCTGCCGCCCGACGGCGTACGGGCCCTCACCGGCCGCGCCCGCGCGGAACTGCGCCGTGCCTACCTCCGTACGCACCTGTCCGCGCCGCACCCCGAGCCGTGCGGGCCGTACCTCGGCCTGCTGGCCGACCACGTCGTGAACGACCTGCCGCGGCGCGCGGTGCGGGAGGTCGAGGGGCACGTCGAGGGCTGTCCCGAGTGCCGTGCGGTCATGACGGAGCTGTACGACCTCGAACGCGATCCCCGTGGCGTCCTCGGCCCGCTCCTGGTCGGCCCGGTCTTCCCGACCTACAGCGCGACACTCCCGAGAACCCGCCTCACCCGCGCCGAGACCGTGCGAAGCGTCCCGATCCTCCGCGACCAGCCGGCCGTCACCACAGGCGTCCCCCAGCGGTCAGCCGCCCTCACCGGCGGCGACGCGGCCCTCGGTGACCGGCGGGCCCACCCCACGATCACGCACGCGGCACGTCCCACCCCCTCCGCCGCCCCACACGAGGACCAGCCCGCCCACGCCGGGCCCCCGCGGTCGGGGCGACCTGCCGAGGACGCCGCCAGACAGCCGGAACAGCCTGCTCAGGAGGGCGCCCAGGCGCCAGTCACCCCGGTCGAGGGCGGCGAGGTAGTGCCGGGTGAGGGCGGCGAAGGTGTGCCGGGTGAAGGCGGGGAGGTCGCCCCGGTCGAGGGCGGGGAGGTCGTGCCGGTCGAGGGCGGCGGGGTCGTGCCGGGTGAGCGGGGCGGGGTCGTGCCGAGTGAGGGCGGCGGGGTCGTGTTGGGCGAGCGGGGCGGGGGCGTGCAGGGCGTTCCGGGCGGCGCCGGGTCCGGTGTGGTGGTGGGGCGGCGGTCGCGGGGGCGGTTCCGGCGTGTCGTCGCGGACCGGCGGGTGCGGGCGGCGGGGTGCGCCGCCGTCGCCGTCACCTCGGCCGCCGCCTTCGCGCTCATCGCCGGCACGCGGCCGGACGGGCGGCCCGCATCGTCGTCGGTGGTCCATCCCCTGGTGTCCGTACAGCCCCCGCCCACCCTGCTGCCCACCCTGCCCCCCACCCCGCCGCCCGCCGCACCCACCCCCGAGGCGATCCCCGAGCACGCGGCGGCCCCGGCCGGCCGCCCAAGGCTCCAGGCGTCGATCGACCCGGCGGGATCGCTGGTGCCGTCCCGGCCCGGCATCGTGGCGGTCCGCCTGCGCAACATCGGCGACGGGCCGAGCAGGGCGCTGGAGGCACTCGTCCACCTCCCGCCCGGCGTCACCCTGTCCCCATCGGGCCCGCACATCCACGGCCCCGGAGCCGGGCCCAGCGCCCGCCGCGGCACCGCTCCGAGCGTCGAAGAATCCACCCACGAGAGCACCGACCCGAGCGCCGGCCGGCCCACCCGTCCGAACACCGGTTCGGCCACCGGTCCAGCCCCCGGTTCGGCCACCGGTCCGGCCACCGGTCCGGCCACCGGTCCGGCCACCGGTCCGGCCACCGGTCCGGCCACCGGTCCGGCCACCGGTCCGGCCACCGGTCCGGCCACCGGTCCGGCCACCGGCCGAAGCGCCGACCGGGCCGGCGGCCCGAGCGCCGGCCTCCGGACGGGGGGTCGTCACAGGGCGAGGTTCGTGGGGCCGGCGGGGACGGGGGACGGGTGGACGTGCCGGGCCGTGTGGCAGGGCGCGCGGTGCGCCAGGGAGCCGCTGGAGGCCGGGGGCCGGACGGCGGTGTTCCTGCGGGTCCAGGTGGCCCCCGACGCCCCCACCGGACACGGACCGTCCGTACGCCTGAAGGCGGGCCCTCTCCAGGTGACCGCACGGGCGGCGGCGGGGGTGCGGCCGGGAGGCGCGCCGGCGAGGTTCGCGGCCGACGGCCGGGTGACGGCCATGGCGGTCGGCAACTCCCTGCTGTCCTGCCCCGCCGAACGCGCCGGCTGCGCCGAGGCCAGGCAGCGCGCGGGCGACAGGCGGGACAACGACCTGTGGCCCCTGGTCCCGCTGGACGAGGACGCGGTGCCCGCCACGACCGCCTCCAGCGGCGCCGAGCTCCGGCTGCCCCGAGGCAGCCGGGTGGTCTGGGCCGGGCTCTACTGGTCGGCCGCCTCGCGGACGCCGGGCAGGCCGATCAAGTTCAGGACGCCGGGACAGCGGCGATACGTCGTCGTCCGTCCCGACGAGGTGATGGCCAGGGAGCTGCCTGCGGGGGCCGGCTACCAGGCCTTCGCCGACGTGACCGGGCTCGTCGGCAACGCGCGGAAGGAGGGCGCGTGGTGGGCGGCGGACCCGCCGATGGAACCGGGCGCCTCACGGCACGCGGGGTGGAGCCTGGTGGTCGTCGCGACCGGCCCCGCGCTGCCGTACGGCCGGGCGGTGGTCCTCGACACCGCCACGGTGACGGGCGGTGCGGAGGGCGACCTGCGCCTGCCCCTCGGCGGCCTCACCCCCGCCTGGACCTCCCCGCCCGAGCCCACCCGAGGCTCCTCGACGCACGCGCCCACGCGCCACCCCGAGCCCTTGGCGCGCCCGGCCGGAGCGTCGGCGGGCGAGACCGGCTCCCCGGTCCGCCGTGCCGAGGTGCGGGGTGTGCGGGCGGCAGGGGGGAGTGCCGAGTCGGGGCGTGGACGGGGTGGGGGCGCAGGGGGTGGGCGGGTTCCCGCCCGTGTCGAGTTGGTGGTGTGGGAGGGGGACGCCGGACTCGACGGTGACGGTGTCTCGGCCGGAGAGGGGCCGCTCGCCCCCGTGGGCGGCGACCGTGACCCGGCCGACGTCTTCGACGGCTCCGCGAACGGCGCGCAGGGGACGACGTTCGGGGTGGACGTCGACACCTTCCACACCGCGCTGGGGGAGGAGCCGGTCTTGACGATCGCGGCCGAGCGGGATGTGCTGCTGTTCGGGGTGGTCGCGGTGAGCGTGCGTGCCCGCCCCTGA